The Pyrenophora tritici-repentis strain M4 chromosome 2, whole genome shotgun sequence genome window below encodes:
- a CDS encoding 60S ribosomal protein eL8, with protein sequence MAPKGKKPAAFPQATSKSTAAKKQKNPLIEKRPRNYGIGQDIQPQRNVGRMVRWPAYVRLQRQKKILNMRLKVPPAIAQFQHVADRNLATQAFKILNKYRPETKAEKKERLTKEATAVAEGKKKEDVSKKPYVAKYGLNHVVGLIENKKAALVLIANDVDPIELVVYLPALCRKMGVPYVIVKGKARLGTVVHQKTAAVLALTEVRSEDKNELQKLVTAVNDGYLESHHKDASRHWGGGIMGAKANARMEKRRKAIESAIKI encoded by the exons ATGGCCCCCAAAGGAAAGAAGCCCGCTGCCTTCCCCCAGGCGACTTCAAAGTCGACTGCTGCGAAGAAGCAAAAG AACCCTCTCATCGAGAAGCGTCCCCGCAACTATGGCATCGGTCAGGACATCCAGCCCCAGCGCAATGTTGGCCGTATGGTCCGATGGCCGGCG TACGTCCGTCTTCAACGCCAGAAGAAGATCCTCAACATGCGATTGAAGGTCCCCCCTGCGATTGCCCAGTTCCAGCACGTCGCCGACCGCAACCTCGCCACCCAGGCCTTCAAGATCCTCAACAAGTACAGGCCCGAGACCAAGGCCGAGAAGAAGGAGCGTCTCACCAAGGAGGCTACCGCCGTCGCTGAGGGCAAGAAGAAAGAGGACGTTAGCAAGAAGCCCTACGTTGCCAAGTACGGTCTGAACCACGTTGTCGGTCTCATCGAGAACAAGAAGGCCGCACTTGTCCTCATCGCCAACGACGTCGACCCCATCGAGCTCGTTGTATACCTTCCAGCCCTCTGCAGGAAGATGGGTGTCCCATATGTCATCGTTAAGGGCAAGGCCCGTCTCGGTACGGTCGTCCACCAGAAGACCGCCGCTGTCCTCGCTCTCACCGAGGTCCGCTCCGAGGACAAGAACGAGCTCCAGAAGCTTGTCACCGCTGTCAACGACGGCTACCTCGAGTCACACCACAAGGATGCTTCGCGTCACTGGGGTGGTGGTATCATGGGTGCCAAGGCCAACGCCCGCATGGAGAAGCGCAGGAAGGCCATTGAGAGTGCCATCAAGATCTAA
- a CDS encoding GPI mannosyltransferase 2, translated as MAETGKSSFGEDLLKISSGLFFAVATLMRSNGLLSGTIFLYDVARYLPRLMSLQLSVHDVRRVTVTCVAGALIALGFIGPQYLAYVEFCYRGSGAGIRPWCEKSVPSIYTWVQSHYWNVGLFRYWTVSNLPLFILAAPVMWLLLVSSATILRSAVQSPLHGRLAPQASATSNPRNEISTICKMPELALPQLLLAITAVTSFHIQIVNRIASGYPMWYLVIAQWLVDSQSTGRTEKPSPKAQWIIRGFIVYSLVQGMLYANFLPPA; from the exons ATGGCTGAGACTGGCAAGTCTTCGTTTGGAGAAGATCTGTTGAAAATCAGTTCCGGTCTGTTCTTCGCTGTCGCTACGCTAATGAGGAGCAACGGGCTACTGAGCGGCACTATCTTCTTATACGACGTGGCGAGGTACCTCCCTCGTCTCATGTCTTTGCAGCTGAGTGTACATGACGTAAGGAGAGTTACCGTCACATGTGTGGCTGGAGCGTTAATAGCACTGGGATTCATCGGGCCGCAGTATCTTGCATATGTTGAGTTTTGTTACCGAGGTAGTGGCGCTGGGATCAGACCGTGGTGCGAGAAGAGTGTCCCAAGTATTTACACCTGGGTACAAAGCCATTACTG GAATGTGGGACTCTTTCGCTACTGGACTGTATCGAATTTGCCTCTGTTCATTCTAGCGGCACCGGTTATGTGGCTCTTGCTCGTCTCGAGTGCTACAATCCTTCGCAGCGCAGTTCAGAGCCCGTTGCATGGGCGTCTTGCACCTCAGGCCAGTGCAACGTCCAATCCCAGGAACGAAATTTCCACGATATGCAAGATGCCGGAATTGGCTTTGCCGCAATTACTGCTGGCTATCACGGCTGTTACCAGCTTTCACATACAGATCGTAAACCGGATCGCTTCCGGTTATCCGATGTGGTATCTGGTCATCGCTCAATGGCTGGTAGACTCACAGAGCACAGGCCGAACTGAGAAACCATCGCCAAAAGCGCAATGGATCATCCGTGGGTTTATTGTATACTCCCTGGTTCAGGGAATGCTTTATGCCAACTTTCTTCCACCTGCTTAA